The following are encoded together in the Panicum virgatum strain AP13 chromosome 6K, P.virgatum_v5, whole genome shotgun sequence genome:
- the LOC120713531 gene encoding ethylene-responsive transcription factor RAP2-1-like, with product MSTHGAYKTEPFPLRRPVLAPSQSLYYLSPSSAVSCSLLDGEEGGAGPERWRRAAAAARQLKKRSAWTGVRARLWGGWAVEIRVPLSRQRLWVGAFETDRQAALAYDAALFCFYGEDLPKKRGFNFPAAPRPDIDEDVRAGLSVAAVKDIANKHARGLQLGLAIAPPACTAAEPLQQAAAAAGPSAGADAPAAGYHGRNPNAEVETTLRLCL from the coding sequence ATGTCAACTCATGGCGCCTACAAAACCGAACCCttccccctccgccgccccgtCCTCGCACCATCGCAGTCTCTCTACTACCTCTCGCCCTCGTCTGCAGTTTCTTGCAGCTTGCTGGATGGCGAGGAAGGCGGCGCAGGCCCAGAGCGTTGGCGGcgggctgcagcggcggcgaggcagctgAAGAAGCGCTCGGCGTGGACCGGCGTGCGGGCCCGGCTGTGGGGCGGGTGGGCGGTGGAGATCCGCGTGCCGCTCTCCCGCCAGAGGCTCTGGGTCGGCGCGTTCGAGACCGACAGGCAGGCGGCGCTCGCCTACGACGCCGCCTTGTTCTGCTTCTACGGCGAGGACCTGCCAAAGAAGCGCGGGTTCAActtccccgccgcgccgcgccccgacATCGACGAGGACGTGCGCGCCGGGCTCAGCGTCGCCGCCGTCAAGGACATCGCCAACAAGCACGCTCGCGGCCTCCAGCTGGGCCTCGCTATTgcgccgccggcgtgcaccgCAGCCGAACCCctgcagcaggcggcggcggcggctggtccTTCTGCCGGCGCGGATGCACCTGCTGCTGGTTACCATGGGCGCAACCCAAACGCCGAGGTAGAAACTACCTTGCGGCTGTGCCTGTGA
- the LOC120713532 gene encoding ethylene-responsive transcription factor ABI4-like has protein sequence MPRAESGNAGGGAQRGVVAVDGARQPELRGGPDLGWVGVRERLWGGYAAEIRIPSSRSRVWIGRFDHALQAALAYDAAMFLFYGQKLPKLRRYNFPATPRPNVPEVVRKGLTVANVKAIAEKHARSFGRFFPLPPPPVIPAAAPAAAPPQMAEAAAAAAAAAAGAGLAAPLQVPPAAGEGGVAVDATPVVGAGATAVAGDRHGDDEVYIDAEILTAADCQFPSYPDDDFIGLLDVDMDLIFNEI, from the exons ATGCCCCGCGCGGAGTCCGGGAACGCCGGCGGTGGAGCTCAGCGCGGCGTGGTCGCCGTCGATGGCGCCCGCCAGCCCGAGCTCAGGGGTGGACC GGACCTGGGGTGGGTGGGCGTGCGGGAGCGGCTCTGGGGCGGGTACGCGGCGGAGATCCGCATCCCGAGCAGCCGCTCCAGGGTGTGGATCGGCCGGTTTGACCACGCCCTGCAGGCGGCGCTCGCCTACGACGCCGCCATGTTCCTGTTCTACGGCCAGAAGCTGCCCAAGCTGCGCAGGTACAACTTCccggcgacgccgcgcccgAACGTCCCCGAGGTCGTGCGCAAAGGGCTCACCGTCGCCAACGTCAAGGCGATCGCGGAGAAGCACGCCCGGAGCTTCGGCCGCTTCTTTCCGCTTCCACCGCCGCCCGTGATCCCGGCCGCGGCACCAGCTGCGGCACCGCCGCAGATggcggaggctgctgctgctgctgctgctgctgctgccggcgcaGGGCTTGCTGCACCCCTGCAGGTGCCGCCGGCTGCCGGCGAAGGAGGGGTTGCTGTTGATGCTACCCCCGTCGTCGGCGCAGGAGCgaccgccgtcgccggtgaTAGGCATGGCGACGACGAGGTCTACATAGATGCTGAGATCTTGACCGCTGCTGACTGCCAGTTCCCCAGCTACCCGGACGATGATTTCATCGGGTTGCTGGACGTGGACATGGACCTGATCTTTAACGAGATCTGA
- the LOC120712856 gene encoding ranBP2-type zinc finger protein At1g67325-like isoform X2 yields MSSQVDSRSQSAGKRARTDGSRREDDWVCPSCKNVNFAFRTTCNMRNCNQSRPADHTAMQKPMQTPPHYTTSGGYMSPGTPPSMYLGGSAPPYGTSMFNGPVMPPRYGIPQFPGSSAYPYGYGGRIPMGSPYGPMQMAGPPPYSGGSMMGAGGIYGMPMDRYGLIPHSPGAMGTRAGSYSDEGSQKKPAGAGRDNDWECPNCHNINFAFRTVCNMRKCNTPRPENQGSKPDGSRGSKPKMPEGSWKCEQCNNINYPFRTKCNRPQCGAEKPLQTNNTNDSATDQDNQFFSCNITKLLSKLRLLHESQDNSEQTQMDLPGDVAGAPMSSHVLRMAALSELQNSLTN; encoded by the exons ATGTCTTCTCAG GTCGATAGCCGCAGCCAATCCGCTGGGAAGCGCGCGCGCACCGACG GCAGCCGGCGTGAGGACGACTGGGTTTGCCCCAGCTGCAAGAATGTCAACTTCGCCTTCCGCACCACTTGCAACATGCGCAACTGCAACCAGTCCAGGCCAGCAGATCACACG GCCATGCAAAAGCCTATGCAGACTCCGCCCCACTACACCACATCAGGGGGTTACATGAGCCCAGGGACGCCTCCATCGATGTACCTTGGTGGGAGTGCTCCCCCGTATGGCACCTCCATGTTTAATGGACCTGTAATGCCGCCGCGCTATGGCATTCCTCAGTTCCCTGGGAGTTCGGCGTATCCATATGGATATGGTGGTCGCATACCGATGGGGAGCCCCTATGGGCCGATGCAAATGGCCGGGCCACCTCCATATTCTGGTGGATCTATGATGGGAGCAG GTGGAATCTATGGAATGCCCATGGACAGATATGGCTTAATTCCTCATAGTCCTGGTGCAATG GGCACAAGGGCTGGCTCATATTCTGATGAAGGTTCCCAGAAGAAGCCTGCAG GAGCTGGGCGTGATAATGATTGGGAGTGTCCAAATTGCCACAACATCAACTTCGCCTTTCGCACAGTCTGTAATATGAGAAAGTGCAACACACCAAGACCTGAAAACCAG GGATCTAAGCCTGATGGTTCAAGAGGCTCAA AACCAAAGATGCCAGAGGGCAGTTGGAAGTGCGAGCAGTGCAATAACATAAACTATCCGTTCAGAACAAAATGCAatcgtcctcaatgtggagcaGAGAAGCCACTGCAGACAAACAATACAAATGATTCAGCAACAGATCAGGACAATCAG TTTTTTTCATGTAACATTACGAAGCTTTTATCAAAGCTGCGACTTCTGCATGAATCTCAAGACAACAGTGAGCAGACACAGATGGATCTTCCTGGTGATGTGGCTGGAGCACCGATGAGTTCTCACGTGTTGCGGATGGCAGCACTCAGTGAGTTGCAGAACAGTCTTACAAACTGA
- the LOC120712856 gene encoding ranBP2-type zinc finger protein At1g67325-like isoform X1, which produces MSSQVDSRSQSAGKRARTDGSRREDDWVCPSCKNVNFAFRTTCNMRNCNQSRPADHTKAMQKPMQTPPHYTTSGGYMSPGTPPSMYLGGSAPPYGTSMFNGPVMPPRYGIPQFPGSSAYPYGYGGRIPMGSPYGPMQMAGPPPYSGGSMMGAGGIYGMPMDRYGLIPHSPGAMGTRAGSYSDEGSQKKPAGAGRDNDWECPNCHNINFAFRTVCNMRKCNTPRPENQGSKPDGSRGSKPKMPEGSWKCEQCNNINYPFRTKCNRPQCGAEKPLQTNNTNDSATDQDNQFFSCNITKLLSKLRLLHESQDNSEQTQMDLPGDVAGAPMSSHVLRMAALSELQNSLTN; this is translated from the exons ATGTCTTCTCAG GTCGATAGCCGCAGCCAATCCGCTGGGAAGCGCGCGCGCACCGACG GCAGCCGGCGTGAGGACGACTGGGTTTGCCCCAGCTGCAAGAATGTCAACTTCGCCTTCCGCACCACTTGCAACATGCGCAACTGCAACCAGTCCAGGCCAGCAGATCACACG AAGGCCATGCAAAAGCCTATGCAGACTCCGCCCCACTACACCACATCAGGGGGTTACATGAGCCCAGGGACGCCTCCATCGATGTACCTTGGTGGGAGTGCTCCCCCGTATGGCACCTCCATGTTTAATGGACCTGTAATGCCGCCGCGCTATGGCATTCCTCAGTTCCCTGGGAGTTCGGCGTATCCATATGGATATGGTGGTCGCATACCGATGGGGAGCCCCTATGGGCCGATGCAAATGGCCGGGCCACCTCCATATTCTGGTGGATCTATGATGGGAGCAG GTGGAATCTATGGAATGCCCATGGACAGATATGGCTTAATTCCTCATAGTCCTGGTGCAATG GGCACAAGGGCTGGCTCATATTCTGATGAAGGTTCCCAGAAGAAGCCTGCAG GAGCTGGGCGTGATAATGATTGGGAGTGTCCAAATTGCCACAACATCAACTTCGCCTTTCGCACAGTCTGTAATATGAGAAAGTGCAACACACCAAGACCTGAAAACCAG GGATCTAAGCCTGATGGTTCAAGAGGCTCAA AACCAAAGATGCCAGAGGGCAGTTGGAAGTGCGAGCAGTGCAATAACATAAACTATCCGTTCAGAACAAAATGCAatcgtcctcaatgtggagcaGAGAAGCCACTGCAGACAAACAATACAAATGATTCAGCAACAGATCAGGACAATCAG TTTTTTTCATGTAACATTACGAAGCTTTTATCAAAGCTGCGACTTCTGCATGAATCTCAAGACAACAGTGAGCAGACACAGATGGATCTTCCTGGTGATGTGGCTGGAGCACCGATGAGTTCTCACGTGTTGCGGATGGCAGCACTCAGTGAGTTGCAGAACAGTCTTACAAACTGA
- the LOC120712856 gene encoding ranBP2-type zinc finger protein At1g67325-like isoform X4, whose amino-acid sequence MSSQVDSRSQSAGKRARTDGSRREDDWVCPSCKNVNFAFRTTCNMRNCNQSRPADHTAMQKPMQTPPHYTTSGGYMSPGTPPSMYLGGSAPPYGTSMFNGPVMPPRYGIPQFPGSSAYPYGYGGRIPMGSPYGPMQMAGPPPYSGGSMMGAGGIYGMPMDRYGLIPHSPGAMGTRAGSYSDEGSQKKPAGAGRDNDWECPNCHNINFAFRTVCNMRKCNTPRPENQGSKPDGSRGSKPKMPEGSWKCEQCNNINYPFRTKCNRPQCGAEKPLQTNNTNDSATDQDNQ is encoded by the exons ATGTCTTCTCAG GTCGATAGCCGCAGCCAATCCGCTGGGAAGCGCGCGCGCACCGACG GCAGCCGGCGTGAGGACGACTGGGTTTGCCCCAGCTGCAAGAATGTCAACTTCGCCTTCCGCACCACTTGCAACATGCGCAACTGCAACCAGTCCAGGCCAGCAGATCACACG GCCATGCAAAAGCCTATGCAGACTCCGCCCCACTACACCACATCAGGGGGTTACATGAGCCCAGGGACGCCTCCATCGATGTACCTTGGTGGGAGTGCTCCCCCGTATGGCACCTCCATGTTTAATGGACCTGTAATGCCGCCGCGCTATGGCATTCCTCAGTTCCCTGGGAGTTCGGCGTATCCATATGGATATGGTGGTCGCATACCGATGGGGAGCCCCTATGGGCCGATGCAAATGGCCGGGCCACCTCCATATTCTGGTGGATCTATGATGGGAGCAG GTGGAATCTATGGAATGCCCATGGACAGATATGGCTTAATTCCTCATAGTCCTGGTGCAATG GGCACAAGGGCTGGCTCATATTCTGATGAAGGTTCCCAGAAGAAGCCTGCAG GAGCTGGGCGTGATAATGATTGGGAGTGTCCAAATTGCCACAACATCAACTTCGCCTTTCGCACAGTCTGTAATATGAGAAAGTGCAACACACCAAGACCTGAAAACCAG GGATCTAAGCCTGATGGTTCAAGAGGCTCAA AACCAAAGATGCCAGAGGGCAGTTGGAAGTGCGAGCAGTGCAATAACATAAACTATCCGTTCAGAACAAAATGCAatcgtcctcaatgtggagcaGAGAAGCCACTGCAGACAAACAATACAAATGATTCAGCAACAGATCAGGACAATCAG TGA
- the LOC120712856 gene encoding ranBP2-type zinc finger protein At1g67325-like isoform X3 yields the protein MSSQVDSRSQSAGKRARTDGSRREDDWVCPSCKNVNFAFRTTCNMRNCNQSRPADHTKAMQKPMQTPPHYTTSGGYMSPGTPPSMYLGGSAPPYGTSMFNGPVMPPRYGIPQFPGSSAYPYGYGGRIPMGSPYGPMQMAGPPPYSGGSMMGAGGIYGMPMDRYGLIPHSPGAMGTRAGSYSDEGSQKKPAGAGRDNDWECPNCHNINFAFRTVCNMRKCNTPRPENQGSKPDGSRGSKPKMPEGSWKCEQCNNINYPFRTKCNRPQCGAEKPLQTNNTNDSATDQDNQ from the exons ATGTCTTCTCAG GTCGATAGCCGCAGCCAATCCGCTGGGAAGCGCGCGCGCACCGACG GCAGCCGGCGTGAGGACGACTGGGTTTGCCCCAGCTGCAAGAATGTCAACTTCGCCTTCCGCACCACTTGCAACATGCGCAACTGCAACCAGTCCAGGCCAGCAGATCACACG AAGGCCATGCAAAAGCCTATGCAGACTCCGCCCCACTACACCACATCAGGGGGTTACATGAGCCCAGGGACGCCTCCATCGATGTACCTTGGTGGGAGTGCTCCCCCGTATGGCACCTCCATGTTTAATGGACCTGTAATGCCGCCGCGCTATGGCATTCCTCAGTTCCCTGGGAGTTCGGCGTATCCATATGGATATGGTGGTCGCATACCGATGGGGAGCCCCTATGGGCCGATGCAAATGGCCGGGCCACCTCCATATTCTGGTGGATCTATGATGGGAGCAG GTGGAATCTATGGAATGCCCATGGACAGATATGGCTTAATTCCTCATAGTCCTGGTGCAATG GGCACAAGGGCTGGCTCATATTCTGATGAAGGTTCCCAGAAGAAGCCTGCAG GAGCTGGGCGTGATAATGATTGGGAGTGTCCAAATTGCCACAACATCAACTTCGCCTTTCGCACAGTCTGTAATATGAGAAAGTGCAACACACCAAGACCTGAAAACCAG GGATCTAAGCCTGATGGTTCAAGAGGCTCAA AACCAAAGATGCCAGAGGGCAGTTGGAAGTGCGAGCAGTGCAATAACATAAACTATCCGTTCAGAACAAAATGCAatcgtcctcaatgtggagcaGAGAAGCCACTGCAGACAAACAATACAAATGATTCAGCAACAGATCAGGACAATCAG TGA
- the LOC120712859 gene encoding uncharacterized protein LOC120712859 translates to MAPRRSSIATCSAIYCMHSDPATRRLHSQLCRSIYWLAASAMEFSDEEEQGPSPGPESESEPECSPLMAPPPLPPPSQRPLLLNPAYARCKSVIHDELRSFRVFLQWCALDHSTRAGRAASYAAFLALALLVPAAVSVSLRADPALSPASASAITFNRVAQVPATGLAAISFATLAVFFRRLGGLRQLLFLDGALRDDTPYVRRGYARELDRAFRLLAALLLPSLCVEAAHKAVFFFCTVRVEPPAALLGVAFPFPPWRVPWRAVALVATVASWVYRTGVFLLVCVLFRLTCELQILRFEGIHHMFDVEARAAAAAEMFAEHRRIRTQLLATSHRYRAFIICCLVTITVSQLGALLVVLSSGDAKSFSNTGDLLVGSAVQLSGFFMCLFGAARITHRAQRIVSIASQWHMSMVAATHHGNKSPPDSTSASDVDASRVSGSSAAVSQAEPGAACSYKSRHALVTYLRHNGGGITLFGFTLDRGLLHTIFVFEMTLVLWILSKAVVLQ, encoded by the exons ATGGCACCTCGCCGCTCATCGATCGCCACATGTTCGGCTATATATTGTATGCACTCCGATCCCGCGACTCGACGGCTTCATTCTCAACTGTGTCGAAGCATCTACTGGCTAGCTGCTAGCGCAATGGAGTTCTCtgacgaggaggagcagggcCCGTCGCCGGGGCCGGAGTCGGAGTCGGAGCCGGAGTGCTCACCGctgatggcgccgccgccgctaccgccgccgtcgcagcggCCGCTGCTGCTGAACCCGGCGTACGCGCGGTGCAAGTCGGTGATCCACGACGAGCTGCGCAGCTTCCGCGTGTTCCTGCAGTGGTGCGCGCTCGACCACTCCACccgcgccgggcgcgccgcctcgTACGCGGCGTTCCTGGCGCTGGCGCTCCTAGTGCCCGCCGCCGTCTCGGTCTCGCTCCGCGCCGACCCCGCGCTGTCCCCGGCCTCCGCGTCCGCCATCACCTTCAACCGCGTCGCCCAGGTGCCCGCCACGGGGCTCGCCGCCATCTCCTTCGCCACGCTGGCCGTCTTCTTCCGCCGCCTCGGCGGGCTCCGGCAGCTCCTGTTCCTCGACGGCGCGCTCCGCGACGACACCCCCTACGTCCGCCGCGGGTACGCGCGGGAGCTGGACCGCGCGTTCCGCCTCCTggcggcgctcctcctcccGTCCCTCTGCGTCGAGGCCGCGCACAaggccgtcttcttcttctgcaccgTCCGGGTGGAGCCCCCCGCGGCGCTGCTGGGCGTGGCGTTCCCCTTCCCGCCGTGGCGGGTCCCCTGGCGCGCGGTGGCGCTGGTCGCCACGGTGGCGTCGTGGGTGTACCGCACGGGGGTGTTCCTGCTGGTGTGCGTGCTGTTCCGCCTCACCTGCGAGCTCCAGATCCTGCGCTTCGAGGGCATCCACCACATGTTCGACGtcgaggcgcgcgccgccgccgccgccgagatgttcgccgagcaccgccgcatCCGGACGCAGCTGCTGGCCACCAGCCACCGGTACCGGGCGTTCATCATCTGCTGCCTCGTCACCATCACCGTCAGCCAGCTCGGCGCGCTGCTCGTCGTCCTCTCCTCGGGGGACGCCAAGAGCTTCTCCAACACCGGCGACCTCCTGGTCGGCTCGGCGGTGCAGCTGAGCGGCTTCTTCATGTGCCTGTTCGGCGCGGCGAGGATCACGCACAGGGCGCAGAGGATCGTGTCCATCGCCAGCCAGTGGCACATGAGCATGGTGGCCGCCACGCACCACGGCAACAAGTCGCCGCCGGACAGCACGTCGGCGAGCGACGTCGACGCGTCCCGCGTCTCCGGCTCGTCGGCGGCCGTATCCCAGGCGGAGCCCGGCGCTGCGTGCTCGTACAAGAGCAGACATGCACTCG TGACGTACCTGCGCCACAACGGCGGCGGGATCACCCTGTTCGGCTTCACGCTCGACAGGGGTCTCCTCCACACCATCTTCGTCTTCGAGATGACTCTGGTGCTATGGATCCTCAGCAAAGCTGTGGTCCTCCAGTAG